ACACCTTGCCGAAGCGCTTCAGCTGCTCGTCGGTGGCCACGGCGGCGATGGCCGCGTTGCCCAGGCCCTGGTAGGGGATCGACAGCATGAGGCCGACATCGCCCCAGGAGGTCTCCAGCGCGTTCAGCAGTGCGGACATGTTGCCGCCGTTGGTGTTGCCGAGCAGCTCGGTGGCGTGGCGGTCGGCGTCACCGTCGTCGGAGCGGCCACCGGCGGCGCCGCCGATCTTCTGGGTGCCGGAGTCGGCCAGGCCCTCGACCATGGCGGCCATGGTGTCCAGCTCGACCGGGTAGTCGTGTTCGGCGAGGTCGTACTTGCGCGAGATCGGGCGGAAGATCTCCTGCGCGACCTGGTGCGCCTGATTCGCGCTGGCCCGCAGCTTCTTGGGGAGTTCGAGGTTGATCATGGGGAAGGTCTCCTGGAGAACGGAACGAGCCGGTTTAGATGAGCACGACACCTTCGGCGACGCCGATCGCCCGCAGGTCGCGGTACCAGCGCTCGACCGGGTGTTCCTTGGTGAAGCCGTGACCGCCGAGCAACTGCACGCCGTCGAGGCCGATCTGCATGCCCTTGTCGGTGGCGAGCTTGCGGGCCAGCGCAGCCTCCCGGCCGAAGGACAGGCCCTGCTCCGCGCGCGAAGCGCCGCGCAGCGTGACCAGCCGCAGGCCGTCGAGTTCGATCGCGATGTTGGCGACCATGAACGCCACCGCCTGGCGGTGCGAGATCGGCTCACCGAACGCTTCACGCTCGTTGACGTAGGGGATCACGTAGTCCAGCACCGCCCGGCTGGTGCCCGCCGCCAGGGAAGCCCACCCGAGGCGGGCCAAGCGCACGGCATCGGCGTACTCCTCGGCGCGGGTCGCCGCGTCACCGTCGCCCAGGACGGCGTCGGCGCCGACCGCGACGTTGTCCAGGATCAGCCGGCCGAGGCCGGCGGCGCGCAGACCCATGCTCGGGTCGGCCTCCACGACCAGGCCGGGCGCGTCCGACTCCACGATGAACAGCGCCGGACGGCCATCGAGCTCGGCGGCGATCAGGAACAGCTCGGCGTCGGCCGCGGCGGGCACCAGGCTCTTGACGCCCGAGATGCGGTAGCCGCTCGGCGAGCGCACCGCCTTGGTCTCCAGGGCGAACGGGTCGAACAGCGCGCGCGGCTCGCTGATCACGACCGAGGCCTGCGGCACGTTCTCGCCGGTGAAGGAGGGCAGGTAGGTCTTCTGCTGTGCGTCGCTGCCCCATTGCGAGAGCGCGACCGCGACGCCGCTGGGCGCCAGGATGGGCAGGGCCAAGCCCATGTCACCGTGCGCCAGCGCCTCGGCGACCAGCGAGTTGGTCACCGCACCACGCTCGGAGGCCGCACCCTCGAGTTCCTCGGGCACGTTGATCAAGGTGATGCCGAGTTCGGCGGCGCGCTCGAGCAGGTCGCGCGGCGCCTTGGCGGCGTTGTCGGCCTCGTAGGCAGCCGGACGCAGGATCTCGGCGGCGAATTCCTTCACCGTCTCGACGATCATCTGCTGCTCGTCGGTCGGCGTCAGGTCGAAGAAGTCCTTGTTCTTCGCCTCGTTGGCCGCCAGGCGCTTGGGGGCGCCGGTGCCCGCGACCTTCGCGAACGCGCGGGTCGCCGCGCCGAGCGTGCGGAAGCCGGTCTTCGTGCCCTCGTAGGTGACGCGCTCGATCGGCTTGCGCAGGTTGTATTTCTCGGCCAGTTCCGACCCGGTGAGAGTCGTCATGACCCGCATCGCCGCGCCCATCCAATCCCGCTTGGGTTGGTTCAGGCCGACCGCGGACGTATCTGGACGTCGCTTCGTCGCGCTGTCTCGAGTGCTCATCATCACCTGTTTTCTCGGATGGGTTGGTGCGGTCTGTCCCCAGCTATCTTACTCCGGAGTAAGGCTATCTTACTGCCGAGTAAGAAGCGCGTCGAGGTGCAGCATACGCCCGGAATCCACACCTTGCTGGACAAGTGCCCAAAGTTGCGTCCCGGGGTCGGTAGGCTTCCCCGCCGCGCGTCGTGCTATGCCTCCCGTCGCGATGAGCTGCGCTTTCGGGAAAACGGACGGACGTGTCGGGCCGGATAGCCGGATTCACCGCCGCATGTTCGCCTCGCTCCAAGGCTATGGCGGTGATCGATGCAGAACCGTTATGGATCCGGCAGGGGCAGATCCCGTCCCACGAATGGGCTGTGAACGATGCGGCCCGGCCCGGCGCAGGCTCGAACACGGCGCCGGTGCCATGGGCAGCGGCGCGGTCGCGCATGGTGGCGACAGGGATGCCGACGGAGGCCGGGTGGCGGTGTCGCCGTGATTACAATCCGACGCATGTCAGCGATCTTCGACTGGGCCAGGCCGGACAACGTACAGCCCGAGCCGATCACAGTCGACATCTGGCGCGAGCTGCCCGAAGAGTTCTGCCGCTTGGTCGAGGTGGTGAACGGGGATGCGGTCCGTTGCGAGTCTCCGAACAGGGCACATCAGAAAGCCGTCCACCGACTACTGGCAATGCTGGAATCGGCCGCTCGCGAATACATGGCCGAAGATCCGTCGGCATGCCTGTACGCCAACCATGACTTCGACGTGGTGCTCTGGGAAGTGCCCCGGGCGACTATTCGTCGCCCCGACATCGCACTGTTCGAGTGCGTGCCTGCGGATGTCCGGCCGATGCCCGCGCGCCATATGAAGATCGCTGTCGAGATCATCTCGCCCAGTCATGTCAAAATCGACCGGCTCGAGAAGATGAGCGAATACGCGGCGGCCGGAATTCCGTGGTACTGGCTGGTCAGTGTGTCGGACACCGAGGTGACCGTCATCGAGACCTACGGCCTCGACCACAGCGTCGGTCACTACCGGCTCGCTCGTGTCCTGAAGCCGCAGACGGCGTTCGCCGTCGACCTGCCGATCCGAATTCAACTCGATTGGGACGAACTGACCGACCTTGTGTTGTGAGTCGCCATCGGGTCGGCCGCTGTGCGGGCGGGCCGGTGGCACTGCGGCCACCGGCCCGGCCGATCACTCGCGCACGTAGTACCGCAGCGTCGCGTAGGCCGTGATGGCCGCGAAGACGACGCCGACCGGGGCGATGACCAGCGCGGTCATCGCGATGTCGTCGCCGGTGATGCGGGGGAACACCTTGCTGGCGAACAGGTCGCCGAGGGCCCGGTCGATCACCAGCGGGCGGGCGATGAGCAGGCCCAGCATGGCGAGTACCGAACCGGCCAGCGCGGCGACCACGGCCTCGAGCAGGAACGGCAACTGGGTGTACCAGCGGGTCGCGCCGACCAATCGCATGATGCCGACCTCGGTGCGCCGGGTGAACGCGGCGATCTGCACCATGTTCGCGATCAGCATCACCGCCGCCAGCGCCTGCAGCACGGCCAGACCGAACGCCGCGTTGCGCAATCCGTCGAACAGGCTGACCAACCGGTCCACGATGTCCTTGTCGTTGCGCACCATGCCGACGCCAGGGCGGTCGTAGTACTTCTCGTAGATGGTGGGGTAGAGCTCCGCATCCGCCATCTTCACCCGCAGCGACGCGGGCAGCGGCGTCTCGCTGACGTACTTGGCCAGCTCGGGCTGGTCCTTGAAGGTCTTCTCCTTGGCCTCCCGGACCGCTTCCTCCCGGTTGAGGAACTGGACCGACTCCACGCCGCTGGTCGCCTTCAGATCCGCCATGAGCGCCCGGCACGGGTCCTGCGAGCAGTCCGGGTCGTTGGCCGACACGTCCTCGGTGAGGTACAGCCGCACCTCCAGCCGATCCAGGAAGTACTGCTCGGTCTTGTCCGCGATCCGCACCGCCAGCAGGCCCCCACCGAGCATGGTGAGCGAGACCGCGGTGGTCAGGATCATCGCGATGGTCATCGTGACATTGCGGCGCAGGCCGGCGGCGACCTCGCCGAACAGGAAGCTCGCGCGCATTACCGGCCCACCCCGTACACGCCCGTCGCCTCGTCCCGGACCAGGCGCCCGTGGTCGAGTTCCACCACCCGCCTGCGCATCGCGTCGACGATGTGATTGTCGTGGGTGGCCATCACCACCGTGGTGCCGATGCGGTTGATCCGCTCCAGCAGCATCATGATGTCCGCGCTGGTGTCGGGATCGAGGTTGCCGGTCGGCTCGTCGGCCAGCAGCACCAGCGGCCGGTTCACGAAAGCCCGCGCGATCGCGACCCGCTGCTGCTCACCACCGGAGAGCTCGGTCGGCAACCGGTCGGCCTTGCCGCCGAGGCCGACCATGTCGAGCACCTCGGGGACGGTGCGGTCGATGACTTG
Above is a genomic segment from Nocardia sputorum containing:
- a CDS encoding Uma2 family endonuclease, producing the protein MVNGDAVRCESPNRAHQKAVHRLLAMLESAAREYMAEDPSACLYANHDFDVVLWEVPRATIRRPDIALFECVPADVRPMPARHMKIAVEIISPSHVKIDRLEKMSEYAAAGIPWYWLVSVSDTEVTVIETYGLDHSVGHYRLARVLKPQTAFAVDLPIRIQLDWDELTDLVL
- the ftsX gene encoding permease-like cell division protein FtsX yields the protein MRASFLFGEVAAGLRRNVTMTIAMILTTAVSLTMLGGGLLAVRIADKTEQYFLDRLEVRLYLTEDVSANDPDCSQDPCRALMADLKATSGVESVQFLNREEAVREAKEKTFKDQPELAKYVSETPLPASLRVKMADAELYPTIYEKYYDRPGVGMVRNDKDIVDRLVSLFDGLRNAAFGLAVLQALAAVMLIANMVQIAAFTRRTEVGIMRLVGATRWYTQLPFLLEAVVAALAGSVLAMLGLLIARPLVIDRALGDLFASKVFPRITGDDIAMTALVIAPVGVVFAAITAYATLRYYVRE
- the ftsE gene encoding cell division ATP-binding protein FtsE, translating into MITMRNVTKSYKTSTRPALDNITVDVGKGEFVFIIGPSGSGKSTFMRLLLKEETPTAGEIRVSDFRVDRLPGRKVPKLRQRIGCVFQDFRLLQQKTVYQNVAFALEVIGKRRQVIDRTVPEVLDMVGLGGKADRLPTELSGGEQQRVAIARAFVNRPLVLLADEPTGNLDPDTSADIMMLLERINRIGTTVVMATHDNHIVDAMRRRVVELDHGRLVRDEATGVYGVGR
- a CDS encoding acyl-CoA dehydrogenase family protein, whose amino-acid sequence is MMMSTRDSATKRRPDTSAVGLNQPKRDWMGAAMRVMTTLTGSELAEKYNLRKPIERVTYEGTKTGFRTLGAATRAFAKVAGTGAPKRLAANEAKNKDFFDLTPTDEQQMIVETVKEFAAEILRPAAYEADNAAKAPRDLLERAAELGITLINVPEELEGAASERGAVTNSLVAEALAHGDMGLALPILAPSGVAVALSQWGSDAQQKTYLPSFTGENVPQASVVISEPRALFDPFALETKAVRSPSGYRISGVKSLVPAAADAELFLIAAELDGRPALFIVESDAPGLVVEADPSMGLRAAGLGRLILDNVAVGADAVLGDGDAATRAEEYADAVRLARLGWASLAAGTSRAVLDYVIPYVNEREAFGEPISHRQAVAFMVANIAIELDGLRLVTLRGASRAEQGLSFGREAALARKLATDKGMQIGLDGVQLLGGHGFTKEHPVERWYRDLRAIGVAEGVVLI